Below is a window of Candidatus Methylomirabilota bacterium DNA.
GCTGACCTGCTCGAGCGCCGAGATCGCGGTCAGCACCTCGACGGCATAGCCCCGCTGACTCCGGTAACGGCCCAGGAGCAGCCGGCCGAGAGCAGCCAGCAAGCCCCTCGGGCCGGTCAGCACACCGGCCGTGAGGGCCCGGACCGGCTTCGCCTCGCGCAAGACGACGGGAAGCCGCAGGCCGACCCACTTCTCGCGCCTCACCCGCGGGGGGAAAGACGATCTCGACCGTCGGCTGGTCAGCGGGCATCGGGAACCAGCTCGAGGACGGGATAACGATCCACGATGCCGGCGAACGCCTCAGGCCCCGAGCCCGCGCTCACAGGAAAGTAACGTTGAACGGCAAGTCTGAAGCGATCGAGATACGCGCTCAGCACCACCGGCTTCTCACTGTTCGAGACCGGGCGCACGAGGAATCGTTGGCTGGTTCGTCCCCTCTTGAGCGTGACCTCGCCCGCGGCCTCCGCGTTGCGGACCCA
It encodes the following:
- a CDS encoding nitroreductase/quinone reductase family protein → MNQSAAAFLPPTRRERIFNKAFGVLVGVGLGPRHYYLLQVRGRKTGRVHSTPVSVVELDGKRFFVAPRGRTQWVRNAEAAGEVTLKRGRTSQRFLVRPVSNSEKPVVLSAYLDRFRLAVQRYFPVSAGSGPEAFAGIVDRYPVLELVPDAR